The stretch of DNA gcAGGGCTGAGCGGAATGCGTGGGCAAGTCTCTTCCAATCAGGAGTCTCACATCCCAGCCTATTAACGCTCAGGTTAATCATTAGCCCCCTTGGGAGTTCCACATCCTTGCTCATCTGAGCCCCCTCTGCCCTTGGGGGGGCACCAAGACTTTATACCCAGGCTGATGGTTCTTCTCCAGGTACCTGCTGGGTCACTTCAGTACCATAATAGTCTGGATTTTATGGACCCGTTCTGTCTTTAGTGGGACAGGCAGAATTATTCTGTCCATTCTGACATGAAGGACGTTAGGTAGTCCCTTGAGAGTGTCCCAACATGTACCATAACTGGTCCACCAACTAGGTCCTAGGACGAAGGTCCTCAAGACCACCATGAACTTCTTCTCTGGTTGGACCTCCTCGGCCAAACCAGGTGACTTGATAGTCCAACCGGTGGGAAAGCCTAGGGTGAAGCCTCACTCTGTCCTCCTCCTGCTGAAGACGGCCGACATGCTCCGTACGATGCCCTTAATGCCCCCGTTCTTCTTCCCCGAGCTCCTGTTCTCTCTCACCGCCTCCAGCAGTTGGTGGAAGACCACCAGGGAGCCGTGGTAGGTCTCCGCCGCCGAGATCTCGAAGAAGCCACAGTCCGAGGACAGTGCTAGCATACGTCCCTCTTGGCTGGGGACCTCTCGGTGGTGCTGCAGGTCCCTCTTGTTACCCACGATAATGACCGGCACTGGGCCGTGACGTTTCTTCATCTGTCGGATCCTCTGCAACTGCTGCCGGGCCACATTAAAGCTGTCGCGGTCGCAGATGCTGTAGACCAGGATGAAGCCGTCGGCCCAGCGGAGCTGATCCTCGGTGATACAGTTCTGAGCGTTTGGGTTCTGCAATGGGGGCAACAAGAATGATGATACATATCAGTATTTGTGGGGGGGGTAGAACCACTTAGGCCTCTATAAGGAATATGGGACTGGGCTCACAGAACCACAGACAGGGCTAAATGTAACAGGTTTTATATATAGGAAATAAGAAAAGGATCATGGGAATTGGTTGGGGCCCACTAGGGATAGGGCTGTTATGGCAGTCACTCCCCCCATTACATTTAGCACTGGGGTGTAGTTATTCCATCGGTGTCCCTATTAAAGTAGAATGTAAAcatggatattctgagacaatttgcaattggtcttcatttttcattttttttgtagtttttcagttatttagctttttgtttagcagctatctggttgctagggtcttgtttaccttagcaacccagcagtggtgtgaatgagaggctggcatatgaataggggaggggctgaatagaaagataaggaataaaaagtaacaataacaataaaactggagcctcacagagcaatagggtttggctgccggggtcagatatactgttgctagggctcaaattaccttagcaaccagggagctgtttgaaagagaggcgggtatatgaataggggaggggctgaatagaaagataaggaataaaaagtaacaataacaataaaactggagcctcacagagcaatagggtttggctgccggggtcagatatactgttgctagggctcaaattaccttagcaaccagggagctgtttgaatgagaggcgggtatatgaataggggaggggctgaatagaaagataaggaataaaaagtaacaataacaataaaactggagcctcacagagcaatagggtttggctgccggggtcagtgacccccattggaaaccTGGGAAGCGTCAGAAGAATAagggaaataattgaaaaaaaataaaaaatgcagaccaattgaaaagttgctcagaatcgGCCATTTTgttacatagtaaaagttaacttcccctttaaataactattacaaaataaataatgaagaccaattgcaaagttgctagtacTGTCTACCCCATACCACGAGGGcttttaaccctttctctaccaccTTCCCCACCCTGTGTGACCCTTCGGCACTGAGGGACACTCACCTGGGGGCAGACAGAGTCCCAGATGCTGAAAGACGTCTCTCTCCCATCGACGGTCACATTGTGAGTGTAAATGGACTCTGAGAATAAAGAGGTGTTGGTTAGGCTTTTATGGAAGTGACTCCAGGCAGGGGTGGTAGGGGCAATACAGCGGCAGAGtattaaagaaaatgaaatggAAGACAGGGCAGCAATATTATGAGTttctgcagaactacaactcccagcattcatgctgctaagcatgctgggaggtgtagttctcCAACACCAGCAGGGCTTTGCTGCAGCAGGGGGATAGACTGGTTACATGGGTAGAAACATATACAggtccggaaacccgatatccagaaagctccgaattacggaaagcctgtctcccatagacttttaatcaaataattcagatttttaaaaacagtacctgtacttgatcccaactaagatataattaccccttattggggcagaacagccctattgggtttatttaatggttaaatgattccctttttctctgtaataataaaacagtacctgtacttgatcccaactaagatataattaccccttattggggcagaacagccctattgggtttatttaatggttaaatgattcccttttctctgtaataataaaacagtacctgtacttgatcccaactaagatataattgccccttattggggcagaacagccctattgggtttatttaatggttaaatgattcccttttctctgtaataataaaacagtacctgtacttgatcccaactaagatataattaccccttattggggcagaacagccctattgggtttatttcatggttaaatgattcccttttctctgtaataataaaacagtacctgtacttgatcccaactaagatataattaccccttattgtgggcagaacagtcctattgggtttatttaatggttaaatgattcccttttctctgtaataataaaacagtacctgtacttgatcccaactaagatataattaccccttattgggggcagaacagccctattgggtttatttcatggttaaatgattcccttttctctgtaataataaaacagtacctgtacttgatcccaactaagatataattaccccttattggggcagaacagccctattgggtttatttaatggttaaatgattcccttttctctgtaataataaaacagtacctgtacttgatcccaactaagatataattaccccttattgggggcagaacagccctattgggtttatttaatggttaaatgattcccttttctctgtaataataaaacagtacctgtacttgatcccaactaagatataattaccccttattggggcagaacagccctattgggtttatttaatggttaaatgattcccttttctctgtaataataaaacagtacctgtattctggataacgggtcctatacctgtactattatatgGTGAGAGAGtttggcaggggatgctgggaattgtagttaagCAATGGCACAAGGGTATACAATAAAGGGAAAGCAGTAATATCTATGAATAAATAGTCGGGGAACTCACCGGTGCCAACGTATTCGCCAATGAACCGGCGGGTGAGGAATCGAACGGTCAGCGCTGGGGGGGGAAAGGAGAGGGTAATTAGGGTCATTGCATTAATAGGGGATTAAGAGCAGCGATATCATTAATAACAAAGCTACACCGTGCTTCTGACAAATCAATGCTTCCTCggcagaagagctgacaatctacaAGCTACAGCGCAGTAAAGCAATAACTCACCGGATTTCCCAACGTTCTCTGCCCCCAGAACCAGGATGTTGGCTTCCACCTTGGGCTGCTGCTGGCCGCTCTCACTCATTGTGCTGCTCCGGATCTGCACAACCATTTGTAATCCTGGGGCAAGTAGCACCGGGGCAAAGCTGAGAGGGGGGTAAGTGGGCTCTGGGGTAAGGCTGAGAGGGGGGTAAGTGGGCTCTGGGGTAAGGCTGTGAGTGGGGTAAGTGGGCTCTGGGGTAAGGCTGTGAGTGGGGTAAGTGGGCTCTGGGGTAAGGCTGTGAGTGGGGTAAGTGGGCTCTGGGGTAAGGCTGTGAGTGGGGTAAGTGGGCTCTGGGGCAAGGCTGTGAGTGGGGTAAGTGGGCACAGAGGAGAGGCAGTGAGTGCAGAAGAACAAGTGCTGAGTCTGATGGGAGCAGCTTGTGGTTATATAGGAGCTGGGGGCGggcagggggggggcactggctcagcagccaatcagaggagagATCAGCTCCATGTAGTATTCCCATCTCTGTCCCTGCAGAGAGCGTCTGATTCATGGCTGAGCCCAATGTACaaccccccccccggtgccaccccccccccccacacacacacacacgcacacacgggTGCCGGGAGTTGTACTTCAGTAGCACAAAAACTGCTGCAATAAAGTATTAACCCATTGTGTCCCATAGCTGCCATCTtctccttctgtccccatcttctccttctgtctccatcttgccctactgtctccatcttgccctactgtccccatcttgccctactgtctccatcttgtcctactgtctccatcttgtcctactgtctccatcttgccctactgtctccatcatgtcctactgtccccatcttgccctactgtctccatcttgccctactgtctccatcttgccctactgtctccatcttgccctactgtccccatcttgtcctactgtctccatcttgccctactgtctccatcttgccctactgtctccatcttgccctact from Xenopus tropicalis strain Nigerian chromosome 8, UCB_Xtro_10.0, whole genome shotgun sequence encodes:
- the LOC100487022 gene encoding ras-related and estrogen-regulated growth inhibitor-like protein; the protein is MVVQIRSSTMSESGQQQPKVEANILVLGAENVGKSALTVRFLTRRFIGEYVGTESIYTHNVTVDGRETSFSIWDSVCPQNPNAQNCITEDQLRWADGFILVYSICDRDSFNVARQQLQRIRQMKKRHGPVPVIIVGNKRDLQHHREVPSQEGRMLALSSDCGFFEISAAETYHGSLVVFHQLLEAVRENRSSGKKNGGIKGIVRSMSAVFSRRRTE